Proteins encoded in a region of the Trichosurus vulpecula isolate mTriVul1 chromosome 9, mTriVul1.pri, whole genome shotgun sequence genome:
- the C9H9orf152 gene encoding uncharacterized protein C9orf152 homolog: MDDENRAGGSKKERRAPPQRGSGLEATVRPDMPGTGSIQDPWRTHLAIHRLRHSTCWKKLSLPKAGQPASDPRVPLEKGTDGQVPPNQDPQKEPSQPLVTPTPTGVPQDTKSPVGPRGASHYPFPKRKAPHISEAARRLGLYRPT, from the exons ATGGACG ATGAGAACCGTGCCGGTGGTagtaaaaaggaaaggagagcccCACCGCAGAGAGGCTCTGGACTGGAAGCCACCGTGAGGCCGGACATGCCGGGCACAGGGAGCATCCAGGACCCATGGCGCACCCACTTGGCCATCCACCGTCTCCGCCACTCCACCTGCTGGAAGAAGCTGTCTCTTCCCAAGGCTGGGCAGCCTGCCTCGGACCCACGGGTGCCGTTGGAGAAAGGCACTGATGGCCAGGTGCCTCCCAATCAGGACCCCCAGAAAGAGCCTTCTCAGCCACTGGTCACCCCAACCCCCACGGGTGTTCCTCAGGACACGAAGAGTCCTGTTGGACCTCGGGGAGCGAGCCACTACCCTTTCCCAAAGAGAAAAGCCCCTCACATCTCTGAGGCTGCCAGGAGGTTGGGCCTCTACAGACCCACCTGA